A window of Cheilinus undulatus linkage group 23, ASM1832078v1, whole genome shotgun sequence genomic DNA:
ACAGCTACAACCCTCGCACCAAAGAGTGCGACCTGGCTCTGCTGAAGCTGCAGACACCGCTCGTCTTCAACCAGTTCGTGAGACCCATTGACATCTGGACCACCCCCCTGCCCCCTTACAGGAAGTGCACCATCACGGGATGGGGCTCCACTCGAGAAAGTGAGATGTGATTTTAACATGACTTGTGATTTGCCAGAACATTCCTGGGAACAACTATTCCTGCTAGAATGTGGTGTAAGAACTGATAGGAAGGTGTGATTTGATTCAAAAAGTAACTGGACTTGGATAAAAGTCAATGAATTGCACTAATATATTAGCAGTGTTTGGGtactgaaatgttgccaacatattttgTAAGTTATAGACCTTTAATCAAGCCAGTTGTGCTCTGAATAAAGCCGGGTGTTTGCTTTGGTTCTGGTTCATCAGATGGTGCACGAGTGAACAGACTGCAGGAGGTGAATGTGACCATACTGCCCCCTGAAGTCTGTAACCAGTACTACCTGGGAAGGATGAGACCCTCTATGTTCTGTGCTGGGAAGGATGGAGGCGGAGCCGACGCCTGTCAGGTAAGACCAAGAGTCCATCCATCCTCTTCCGCTTATCCGGGCCGAGTCGTGGGGTTAGCCGgttaagcaagtccacccagatgTCTCTTTCCCCAGTGACATCTTCCAACTCCCTCTGGGGGGGTCCTCAGTGTTGCAGCTGCAGGCAACACTGTCACCTGGACTGATTCCACCTGCAAAGGCTCAGTTCATGCAGTTGCAACAGTCCCTTGCAGCACTCTTGAATGTCCTGATGTGTTGTGAAACTATGGGGTAATGTGGTCCTGTTCCTGTCTCTGAAATGGTCCTGCTGTTCTCCCTGAGATTATCCTGTTTTTGTATCTAACATGGTTCTCTTCTTGATTCAGGGGGACTCTGGTGGTCCTCTGTCCTGCTTCACAGGTAGCAGGTACGAGCTTGCAGGTTTGGTGAGTTGGGGGGTCGGTTGTGGACGAGCCAGACGACCAGGAGTCTACACCAAAATGCAGCAGCACACCATGTGGATGTCCAGCATCCTGAGTGAGTCTGATGGTTGTGGGTGTCTACATGATGATGAGTTAGTGTTTGAAGACTTCCTGTTGCTTCCTTCCCAGATGATCCAGGCGTCCTGTATGCTGACGACTTCACCACTGAAGGTTCTTTTAAGTTTCTTTGTTGATCAGCTTACCCTCACATGTTGGTAAAGACTAACCTCCAGCTCGGTGTCCATTTGTCGTCCGTCCTCTGTGACTGTTTGTTCACCTGGACTCAGAGGACAGGTGTGGGCGGCAGCAGAGCTCCAACTGTCAGAGGGCTCCAGGTCTTGCATCTCTCTCTGTGTCCCAGAAAGGACAGGCATCAGTTGGGAACGTCTCTGAGAGCTGTCCCTTCTCCTGGCCCTGGCAGGTCAGCTTGCAGTCTGCTGGACACCACTACTGCAGTGGAGTCCTGATCCACCGCCGCTGGGTGCTGACTGCCAAACACTGCAGCGTCAGGTACAAATACCCTACTTATATTGATGCTTTTAGATACTTGCATCCCTCACACAGGGTCTCTGGTTCTTACTGTTCAACATTTCAGGTCATATCTCCCAGAATCCTCTCTGGTTTCTTGTTTTGTCCCTGCAGAGCTAAAGAGGACGTGGTGGTCCTTGGAGTCCATGACCTCCGCTTCTCCTCATCTCAGACCATCCCTGTAGACGAGGTCTTCAATCTGCCAGAGGACGGCAGCTTCCCCCCAAAGACTGACCTCTCTCTGCTCCGCCTTAGCGTACCAGCCAGATTTCGTAAACACAACCTTTTACTTTGAGGGATCACTTCCTGTATGCCTTCTCCCATTAGTCATACTCTGAAACTGTCATCTGGTCTCAGGCTTGAACGTGGCCCCGCTTTGTGTCCCTGAAGAAGATGAGGAGCTGGACAGTAGCTGGTCTTGTGTGACGACTGGCTGGGGATCCACAAAGGCGGCAGGTTGTCCACGCACCTTTCCAATCGCCTCATctccttttttttgtctctgattATTGTCTGTTGTTCTCTTTTGCAGAGGACGTTGATCCTAACAGGC
This region includes:
- the ovch1 gene encoding ovochymase-1 isoform X1, whose product is MKLCESMLLTVSLFTLTTAALSLNPSNTSDPGSGKLVTDQANVTLNETHQTFSEHFGFNNLSGIRVFITEQEAESRIIGGQEAWAHSWPWQVSLRFASMPACGGAIIGPLWVVSAAHCFKRFNRASFWTVLAGKHDLDNPHEPGQQLVGVAMIISHHSYNPRTKECDLALLKLQTPLVFNQFVRPIDIWTTPLPPYRKCTITGWGSTRENGARVNRLQEVNVTILPPEVCNQYYLGRMRPSMFCAGKDGGGADACQGDSGGPLSCFTGSRYELAGLVSWGVGCGRARRPGVYTKMQQHTMWMSSILNDPGVLYADDFTTEEDRCGRQQSSNCQRAPGLASLSVSQKGQASVGNVSESCPFSWPWQVSLQSAGHHYCSGVLIHRRWVLTAKHCSVRAKEDVVVLGVHDLRFSSSQTIPVDEVFNLPEDGSFPPKTDLSLLRLSVPARFRLNVAPLCVPEEDEELDSSWSCVTTGWGSTKAAEDVDPNRLHQVGLTLVNQTSCMEKWAGLVSDSHICTHPAGSTSCMGDQGAPLFCKKRGAYFLFGVVTWGSGRCNADKPAIFSRVSDYHSWISELTEDL
- the ovch1 gene encoding ovochymase-1 isoform X2 — its product is MPACGGAIIGPLWVVSAAHCFKRFNRASFWTVLAGKHDLDNPHEPGQQLVGVAMIISHHSYNPRTKECDLALLKLQTPLVFNQFVRPIDIWTTPLPPYRKCTITGWGSTRENGARVNRLQEVNVTILPPEVCNQYYLGRMRPSMFCAGKDGGGADACQGDSGGPLSCFTGSRYELAGLVSWGVGCGRARRPGVYTKMQQHTMWMSSILNDPGVLYADDFTTEEDRCGRQQSSNCQRAPGLASLSVSQKGQASVGNVSESCPFSWPWQVSLQSAGHHYCSGVLIHRRWVLTAKHCSVRAKEDVVVLGVHDLRFSSSQTIPVDEVFNLPEDGSFPPKTDLSLLRLSVPARFRLNVAPLCVPEEDEELDSSWSCVTTGWGSTKAAEDVDPNRLHQVGLTLVNQTSCMEKWAGLVSDSHICTHPAGSTSCMGDQGAPLFCKKRGAYFLFGVVTWGSGRCNADKPAIFSRVSDYHSWISELTEDL